In a genomic window of Syngnathus typhle isolate RoL2023-S1 ecotype Sweden linkage group LG4, RoL_Styp_1.0, whole genome shotgun sequence:
- the lgr4 gene encoding leucine-rich repeat-containing G-protein coupled receptor 4, with product MPLGLLWICLWCFLRPGATGQGQSTPAVCSPSCSCDEDGGADCSGRGLTTVPSGLSAFTYYLDLSMNNITELPANVFKNFPYLEELRLAGNDLSFIHPEALSGLHQLKVLMLQNNQLKTVPSGALKSLHFLQSLRLDANHITTVPEDSFEDLQQLRHLWLDDNNLTEVPVGSLQHQANLQALTLALNRISYIPDNAFANLTSLVVLHLHNNRITEIGNNCFTGLVNLETLDLNFNNLIVFPKAIDDLPKLKELGFHSNDIASIPERAFHNNPLLRTIHFYDNPLSFVGATAFQNLSDLHSLMLRGAGMMHDFPILTWTNNIESLTLSGTKISSVPADLCDDLKLLRTLDLSYNEIKELPSFQGCVQLQEISLQHNQIEQIGREHFQGLTVLRLLDLSRNKIQFIHADAFLTLAALTNLDLSMNYLTTLPTTGLSALSQLKLSGNPQMKNVLTVNQLPKLRSISVPYAYQCCAFVGCDSVTRSCEESDVKQSAGEEEVERISMLMHCSPSPGAFKPCQHLLGNWMIRLTVWFICLVSLFFNSLVLIATFNPTHCNLGHSHWWAPSIPPARLLMGLLALANLLTGLYVGVLTVLDAATWGSFAEFGVWWEMGPGCQFAGILAVFSSEWAVLLLLLAAVERSVAVRDILSKVMSPRRSGLGRRGCWRRERRFGLAAGLLALVAAAAACLPLVRFSQQSASPLCLPFAGAESPALSVTVILVLLNALAYLFTAAVYTQLYCHLGRVELVDPEQTGALRHVAWLIFTNCIFFCPVAAFSFAPLLTGSTAGGPEIAKSVTLIFFPLPACLNPVLYVFFSPAFREDWLRLRSCGQLRRETKQTGGENHRDNGGEDSELTGGGSSAQLNFDCGVYSQLCGEMVVCEECEATLHAKTCSSCSSSTVCRHLVKSHSCPTLLTGVSTCQRAEGFWPASGTPSAQSEYADEGDSFVSDSSDQVQACGRACFCQSRGLPLVHYSYSIPRVKD from the exons AGATCTGAGCATGAATAACATCACTGAGCTTCCAGCAAATGTTTTCAAGAACTTTCCTTATCTGGAAGAGCT GAGACTTGCGGGGAATGACTTATCCTTTATCCACCCCGAAGCCCTGTCTggactacatcagctcaaagTCCT GATGCTCCAGAATAATCAACTTAAGACAGTGCCTAGCGGTGCCTTGAAGAGTCTTCATTTCCTCCAGTCTCT CCGACTGGATGCAAACCATATTACTACAGTTCCAGAGGACAGTTTTGAGGATCTTCAGCAACTGCGGCATTTATGGTTGGACGACAACAACCTTACAGAGGTCCCAGTTGGTTCTCTTCAGCACCAGGCAAACCTACAAGCGCTAACATTGGCCCTCAACCGCATCTCGTACATACCTGACAACGCCTTTGCAAACCTCACCAGTCTAGTTGTTCT tCATCTTCACAACAACAGAATTACAGAGATTGGCAACAATTGCTTCACTGGTCTTGTGAACCTGGAAACACT GGATCTCAACTTCAACAACCTGATTGTATTTCCCAAAGCAATAGATGACCTGCCCAAACTAAAAGAACT AGGGTTCCATAGCAACGATATTGCTTCCATACCTGAAAGAGCTTTTCATAACAACCCCCTGCTGAGAACCAT ACATTTCTATGACAACCCGCTGTCCTTTGTGGGTGCTACAGCTTTCCAGAATTTGTCTGATCTCCACTCACT GATGCTGCGTGGGGCCGGCATGATGCATGACTTCCCAATCCTCACGTGGACAAACAACATCGAGAGCCT GACACTGTCAGGGACCAAGATATCTTCTGTCCCCGCTGATCTGTGTGACGACCTCAAGCTGCTAAGGACACT AGATTTGTCCTACAATGAGATTAAGGAGTTACCATCCTTTCAGGGTTGTGTCCAACTGCAGGAGAT AAGCCTTCAGCAcaaccaaattgagcaaataggAAGGGAACATTTTCAAGGACTTACTGTTCTCCGTTTACT AGACCTGAGTAGAAATAAAATCCAATTCATCCACGCTGATGCTTTTCTCACCCTTGCTGCTCTCACTAACCT AGATCTGAGTATGAACTATCTGACTACGCTTCCGACGACTGGACTGAGCGCCCTCAGTCAACTGAAACTCTCAGGGAACCCACAGATGAAAAATGTACTGACTGTGAACCAGTTACCCAAACTCAG ATCCATTTCCGTCCCTTATGCCTACCAATGTTGCGCATTTGTCGGATGTGACTCGGTGACACGTTCTTGTGAGGAAAGTGACGTCAAGCAATCTGCAG GCGAAGAGGAGGTGGAACGAATTTCAATGCTTATGCATTGCTCTCCCTCGCCAG GTGCCTTTAAGCCTTGTCAGCATCTTCTCGGCAACTGGATGATTCGCCTGACTGTCTGGTTCATCTGCCTGGTCTCGCTGTTTTTTAACAGTCTAGTACTGATTGCCACCTTCAATCCCACCCACTGCAACCTGGGACACTCCCACTGGTGGGCTCCATCCATCCCGCCAGCCAGACTGTTGATGGGGCTTCTCGCCTTGGCAAACCTGCTCACAGGCCTGTATGTGGGCGTGTTGACTGTGCTGGACGCTGCTACTTGGGGATCCTTCGCTGAGTTCGGCGTGTGGTGGGAAATGGGACCTGGCTGCCAGTTTGCGGGCATTCTTGCAGTCTTCTCGTCAGAGTGGGCGGTTTTGTTGCTCTTACTGGCAGCAGTGGAGCGCAGCGTGGCCGTGCGGGATATTCTCAGCAAAGTGATGTCACCCAGGAGGAGCGGCCTCGGCCGAAGAGGATGCTGGAGACGAGAGCGACGCTTCGGCCTGGCCGCGGGGCTGTTAGCGCTGgttgccgccgctgccgcttgCCTGCCCCTTGTGAGGTTCAGCCAGCAGTCCGCCTCTCCTCTCTGCCTGCCCTTCGCCGGGGCCGAGAGTCCGGCCCTGAGCGTCACAGTTATCCTGGTGCTGCTGAATGCACTGGCTTACCTGTTCACGGCAGCTGTATACACTCAGCTGTACTGCCATCTCGGAAGGGTGGAGCTGGTTGACCCGGAGCAGACGGGTGCCCTCCGCCATGTAGCTTGGCTCATCTTCACCAACTGCATCTTTTTTTGCCCCGTGGCTGCTTTCTCCTTCGCCCCCCTCCTAACGGGGTCCACCGCCGGAGGCCCCGAGATTGCCAAATCCGTCACTCTCATTTTCTTCCCTCTGCCAGCGTGCCTCAACCCAGTTCTCTATGTTTTCTTTAGCCCGGCCTTCAGGGAGGACTGGCTGAGGTTACGCAGCTGTGGACAATTGAGGAGGGAGACAAAACAAACGGGAGGCGAAAATCACAGAGACAATGGAGGCGAAGACTCCGAGCTCACGGGTGGCGGCTCCTCCGCTCAATTAAACTTTGACTGTGGCGTTTACTCTCAACTTTGCGGGGAGATGGTTGTGTGTGAAGAGTGTGAGGCAACGCTGCATGCCAAGACCTGCTCTTCCTGCTCGTCCTCCACCGTCTGCAGACACTTGGTGAAGTCTCACAGCTGTCCCACCCTCTTGACAGGCGTAAGCACATGCCAGCGCGCTGAGGGTTTCTGGCCAGCGAGCGGTACGCCGTCCGCTCAGTCCGAGTATGCAGACGAAGGGGACTCGTTTGTATCTGACAGCTCAGACCAAGTTCAGGCATGCGGCAGAGCCTGCTTCTGCCAGAGCCGAGGCCTCCCTCTAGTACACTACTCATACAGCATACCTCGAGTCAAAGACTAA
- the mybpc3 gene encoding LOW QUALITY PROTEIN: myosin-binding protein C, cardiac-type (The sequence of the model RefSeq protein was modified relative to this genomic sequence to represent the inferred CDS: inserted 1 base in 1 codon; substituted 2 bases at 2 genomic stop codons) encodes MPEPVKKPISAFTKKPKTQEAEEGSSVVFEAETEKSDVKVRWQCNTKDLASSKKYEIAANGNKHSLTIKAVTQEDVNTYAVIAGSSKIKFDLKVSSKKETPAEAPVTPSEESSVTQKQQNATPAAAPKEDEATAPTHDAPPSEDGQPPDTRQDLTGLFTEKPKSGEVTVGGNITFVAKVNAESLLKKPTIKWFKGKWMDLASKSGKHLQLKEFYDRNTKVYTFEMHIMEAKGNFAGAYRCEVLSRDKFDSCNFQLTVHEACTTEGFDIRAAFRRTSDAAMKRSGTSTSSTEGKENSGELDFSTLLKKSSSFLKNRAVQMSTEPDVDIWDILSHAPASEYEKIAFQHGITDLRGMLKRLKKMKKEEKKSAAFLKKLDPAYQVTKGHKIKLAVEVANPDVDVKWLKNGQEIHLTGRCECVNISSMQHHFWKIDXLLYVNFSLCLSFFHITSKYIFESVGNMRYLTINHCSLADDAAYCCVVGEEKCTTELFVKEPPVVIVKNLEDQMVMKGERVELQCEVSEEGANVKWEKDGVELTRDESFKYRFKKDGCKHILIINEATKEDCGHYKVKTNGGESVAELMVQEKELEVYQSIADLTVKAKDQAVFKCEVSDENVRGTWYKNGVEVKPDARINITHIGRIHKLTIDNVKPEDEADYTFEPDGYAFNLSAKLNFMEVKIDFVPRQDPPKIHLDCRGHTAESTIVVVTGNKLRLDVPITGDPAPTVVWTKGGKVIIXHWSSSAPNTPNPVSIMXVITEGDGRVHVETTKGHCIFTIEGAERQDEGIYSVVVRNPAGEDTADINVKVVDVPDPPQAPKILSVGEDSCVVQWDPPLFDGGQPVIGYVLERKKKKSYRWMRLNFDPYTETIYEAKRMIEGVEYEMRVYAVNGIGMSRHSPASQPFVPVAPTSEPIGLCVDDISDTSITLKWRAPERIGSADLEGYGVEYCKEGTDEWIPAIQGLTERTSLTVRELTTGDKLQFRVRAYNMAGPSAAAILAQPVTIREIMQRPKIWLPRNLRQTLIKKVGDTVNLVIPFQGKPRPKVTWSKDGQPLNSAHVSIRNSDTDTILFIRKSERNHSGQYDLHVQIENVEDKAKVMLQIVDVPGPPEALKVLDVWGFNVALDWKPPRDDGNCEIAGYCIQKADKKTMEWFTVFDQYRRTSCVVSDLIMGNEYVFRVFAINMVGHSPDACNTKDSIYIQKTGMEWKPATYKDLDFSQAPKFTHPLVNRSVIAGYNATLSCSVSGIPKPKVTWYKNKMDITNEAKYRMLSKHGVLTLEIRKPCPFDGGVYMCKAVNASGEDVVECKMEVRPQIAKEEKK; translated from the exons ATGCCAGAGCCAGTCAAAAAACCGA TTTCAGCTTTTACGAAGAAGCCAAAGACACAGGAAGCAGAAGAAGGGTCCTCCGTGGTCTTTGAAGCAGAAACCGAGAAGTCTGATGTTAAAGTTAGATGGCAGTGCAACACAAAGGACCTTGCCAGCAGCAAAAAATACGAGATCGCAGCCAATGGAAACAAGCATTCCCTCACGATAAAAGCCGTTACCCAGGAAGATGTCAATACCTATGCTGTGATTGCAGGAAGTTCAAAGATCAAGTTTGATCTGAAAGTATCATCAAAGAAAG AAACTCCAGCTGAGGCTCCTGTTACTCCATCGGAAGAGTCGAGTGTAACACAAAAGCAGCAGAACGCTACACCTGCGGCCGCACCAAAAGAAGATGAGGCTACTGCCCCAACACATGATGCTCCTCCATCAGAGG ATGGACAGCCTCCAGACACCAGACAGGACCTCACTGGCCTCTTCACAGAGAAACCCAAAAGTGGAGAGGTCACTGTCG GTGGAAACATCACATTTGTGGCTAAAGTCAATGCTGAATCGCTGCTGAAGAAACCAACCATCAAATGGTTTAAAGGGAAGTGGATGGACCTGGCCAGTAAATCTGGAAAACACCTGCAGCTGAAGGAGTTCTATGACCGTAACACCAAA GTTTACACATTTGAGATGCACATCATGGAAGCCAAGGGTAATTTTGCAGGAGCTTACAGATGTGAAGTTTTGTCCAGAGACAAGTTTGACAGTTGTAATTTTCAACTCACTGTACATG AGGCTTGTACTACCGAAGGTTTCGACATAAGAGCAGCTTTTCGACGCAC GAGTGACGCCGCAATGAAGAGAAGTGGAACATCAACAAG TAGCACTGAAGGAAAAGAAAACTCGGGAGAACTGGACTTCAGCACATTGTTAAAGAAGAG CAGCAGTTTCTTAAAAAATCG AGCCGTGCAGATGAGCACAGAGCCTGATGTGGATATTTGGGATATTCTCAGCCATGCTCCTGCCTCAGAATATGAAAAGATTGCTTTTCAGCATGGCATCACTGATTTGAGGGGCATGCTCAAAAGACTAAAGAAGATgaagaaggaggagaaaaaaagtgCAG CTTTCCTGAAGAAGCTAGATCCCGCCTACCAAGTGACAAAGggtcataaaataaaattagcaGTTGAGGTAGCTAATCCAGATGTTGATGTCAAATGGCTGAAGAATGGACAAGAAATACATCTAACTGGAAGGTGTGAATGTGTAAACATTTCATCAATGCAACATCATTTTTGGAAAATTGATTAACTCTTGTATGTGAATTTCTCTCTATGCTTGTCATTCTTCCACATCACCAGCAA GTACATTTTTGAGAGTGTGGGAAACATGCGCTACCTCACCATCAACCACTGCTCATTGGCTGACGATGCGGCCTACTGCTGTGTAGTGGGAGAGGAGAAATGCACCACAGAGCTTTTTGTAAAAG AGCCTCCTGTTGTGATTGTGAAGAACCTAGAGGATCAGATGGTCATGAAGGGTGAACGAGTGGAGTTACAGTGTGAGGTCTCGGAGGAGGGCGCAAATGTGAAATG GGAGAAGGACGGTGTGGAACTAACTCGAGATGAATCATTCAAGTATCGCTTCAAGAAAGATGGCTGCAAGCATATTCTGATCATAAATGAGGCCACAAAAGAAGACTGTGGCCATTACAAGGTCAAAACTAATGGCGGCGAGTCTGTGGCTGAGCTCATGGTGCAGG aGAAAGAGCTGGAGGTCTACCAGAGCATCGCTGACCTCACAGTGAAGGCGAAGGATCAGGCGGTATTCAAGTGTGAGGTGTCGGATGAGAACGTGAGGGGAACTTGGTACAAGAATGGAGTGGAAGTCAAGCCAGATGCCAGAATAAACATCACACATATTGGCAG GATTCACAAATTGACAATTGACAATGTCAAACCTGAGGATGAGGCAGACTACACATTTGAACCAGATGGCTACGCTTTCAACCTCTCAGCAAAACTCAATTTCATGG AGGTGAAGATTGACTTTGTGCCACGTCAAG ACCCTCCTAAGATCCACCTGGACTGTAGAGGCCACACAGCTGAGTCTACCATCGTAGTGGTGACTGGCAATAAACTTCGCCTGGATGTCCCTATCACTGGAGACCCTGCTCCCACTGTTGTTTGGACCAAAGGAGGGAAGGTAATCA TCCATTGGTCGTCATCTGCTCCAAATACACCAAATCCTGTTTCCATAATGTAGGTCATCACTGAGGGAGATGGCCGAGTCCATGTGGAAACCACCAAAGGCCATTGTATTTTCACTATTGAAGGGGCTGAGAGACAGGATGAAGGAATCTATTCAGTTGTGGTTCGTAACCCTGCTGGGGAAGATACTGCAGATATCAATGTGAAGGTTGTTG atGTTCCAGATCCTCCTCAAGCTCCCAAAATTCTCAGCGTGGGAGAAGACTCCTGTGTTGTCCAGTGGGATCCTCCTCTCTTTGATGGAGGACAGCCGGTTATTG GATACGTATTGGagcgaaagaaaaagaagagctaTCGGTGGATGAGATTGAACTTTGACCCATACACTGAAACAATCTACGAGGCAAAAAGGATGATTGAAGGAGTGGAATATGAAATGCGAGTCTACGCTGTCAATGGCATTGGCATGTCTCGTCACAGTCCGGCCTCACAACCTTTTGTGCCTGTTG CCCCGACAAGTGAGCCCATTGGACTGTGCGTGGACGACATTAGCGACACCTCCATCACACTCAAGTGGCGAGCGCCTGAAAGGATCGGCTCAGCTGACCTGGAGGGCTATGGGGTCGAGTACTGCAAGGAGGGCA CAGATGAGTGGATACCAGCCATTCAGGGTTTGACCGAGAGGACCTCACTGACAGTCAGAGAGCTTACGACAGGAGACAAGCTGCAGTTTCGTGTGAGGGCATACAACATGGCCGGCCCAAGTGCAGCCGCCATCCTAGCTCAGCCCGTTACCATCAGAGAGATCATGC AACGCCCTAAAATTTGGCTTCCTCGAAATCTCCGTCAGACTCTGATCAAGAAAGTTGGAGACACTGTCAACCTTGTGATTCCATTTCAG GGTAAACCCAGGCCTAAGGTTACATGGAGCAAAGATGGGCAGCCGCTAAACTCTGCACACGTCAGCATAAGAAATAGTGATACCGACACGATCCTATTCATCCGCAAGTCTGAAAGGAATCATTCGGGGCAGTATGATCTCCACGTGCAGATAGAGAACGTGGAAGACAAGGCCAAAGTTATGCTGCAAATAGTTG aTGTCCCAGGACCTCCTGAGGCCCTGAAGGTTTTGGATGTCTGGGGCTTCAATGTCGCCCTCGACTGGAAGCCCCCTAGAGACGATGGAAACTGCGAAATTGCTGGTTACTGCATTCAGAAAGCTGACAAAAAGACCATG GAGTGGTTCACAGTTTTCGATCAGTACCGCAGAACCAGCTGTGTTGTTTCCGACCTCATCATGGGTAATGAATATGTCTTTCGAGTCTTTGCCATCAACATGGTGGGTCATAGCCCAGATGCCTGCAACACAAAAGACAGCATCTACATCCAGAAAACCG GAATGGAGTGGAAGCCTGCCACCTACAAGGATCTGGACTTCTCACAGGCTCCTAAGTTCACGCACCCATTAGTGAACCGTTCGGTCATAGCAGGGTACAATGCCACTCTTAGCTGCTCCGTCAGCGGCATCCCCAAG CCAAAAGTGACCTGgtacaaaaacaagatggaCATCACAAATGAAGCCAAATACAGGATGCTCAGTAAGCACGGAGTGCTGACCTTGGAAATTCGAAAGCCTTGTCCATTCGATGGAGGGGTGTACATGTGCAAAGCTGTCAATGCTAGCGGGGAAGACGTTGTGGAGTGTAAGATGGAGGTCCGCC CTCAAAttgcaaaagaagaaaagaagtaA